DNA from Quadrisphaera setariae:
CCGAGACCGCCGAGCAGATCGCCGCCCGCTGGGCCGGCGACCCCCGCTGGGCCGGGGTCACCCGCACCCACACCGCCGCCGACGTCGTGGCGCTGCGCAGCTCCGTCGCGGTCGAGCACACCCTCGCCCGCCGCGGCGCCGAGCGCCTCTGGCGCCAGCTGCACACCCGCGAGTGGGTGCCCGCGCTCGGCGCGCTGACCGGCAACCAGGCCGTCCAGCAGGTCCGCGCCGGCCTGGAGGCCATCTACCTGTCCGGCTGGCAGGTGGCCGCGGACGCCAACACCTCCGGGCACACCTACCCCGACCAGTCGCTGTACCCGGTCGACTCCGTGCCCACCGTGGTCCGCCGCATCAACAACGCCCTCCTGCGCGCCGACCAGGTCGACAGGCTGGAGAACGGCGGCACCGCCACCCGCGACTGGCTCGCGCCGGTCGTCGCCGACGCCGAGGCCGGCTTCGGCGGACCGCTCAACGCCTACGAGCTCATGACCGCGATGATCGAGGCGGGCGCCGCCGGCGTGCACTGGGAGGACCAGCTGTCCTCCGCCAAGAAGTGCGGCCACCTGGGCGGCAAGGTGCTCGTCCCCACCTCCCAGCACCTGCGCACCCTGGCCGCGGCGCGCCTGGCCGCCGACGTCGCAGGCACCGACACGGTCATCATCGCCCGCACCGACTCCCTCGCCGCCGACCTCATCACCAGCGACGTCGACGAGCGCGACAGGCCCTTCCTCACCGGTGAGCGCACCGCGGAGGGCTTCTTCCGCACCCGCCCCGGCGAGGAGACCACCATCGTGCGCGGGCTGGCCTACGCCGAGGTCGCCGACCTGCTCTGGGTCGAGACCGGCGTGCCCGACCTGGCGCAGGCGCGCAGGTTCGCCGAGGCGGTCCACGCGAGGTTCCCCGGCAAGCTGCTCGCCTACAACTGCTCGCCGTCGTTCAACTGGAAGCGCCACCTCGACGACGCCACCATCGCGCGCTTCCAGCGCGAGCTGGCGAGCATGGGCTACGCCTTCCAGTTCATCACCCTGGCCGGCTTCCACGCCCTCAACCACTCCATGTACCAGCTGGCCCGCGGCTACCGCGAGCACGCCATGAGCGCGTACGTCGAGCTGCAGGAGGCCGAGTTCGCCGCCGAGGCCGACGGCTACACCGCCACCCGCCACCAGCGCGAGGTGGGCACGGGGTACTTCGACAGGGTCTCCACCGCCGTCGACCCGGCCAGCACCACCCTGGCCCTGCACGGCTCCACCGAGTCCGAGCAGTTCGAGGGGGGTGCTCCCCGATGAGCGCGCAGACCACCCAGACCCGGGACTTCGGCGCCCGGACCGGTTTCGCGCCCCCGCGCCGCTGGGACTCCCCCCTCGTCGTCGTCCCGTCGACCCAGCAGAGCCCTCCTGGCGACGACGACCAGCGCGGCCAGCGACGGGCGCTGCTGCCGCGCCACGGCGTCCAGGTGGTGGGGAGCATGCCCGAGCGGGCCGAGGAGGTGCTCACCGACGAGGCCCTGGCGCTGCTCGGTGAGCTGCACCGCCGGTTCGCGGGACGCCGCCACGAGCTGCTCAAGGCCCGGGCGGAGCGGCAGAGGCGCATCGACGGGGGGTTCACGCCGGGGTTCCTGCCCCAGACCGAGCAGGTGCGGCGCGACCCGTCCTGGCGGGTGGCCGGCCCCGGGCCCGGCCTGGAGGACCGCAGGGTGGAGATCACCGGTCCGTGCGAGCCGAAGATGGCCGTCAACGCCCTCAACTCCGGCGCCCGGGTGTGGCTGGCCGACCTCGAGGACGCCTCCTCCCCCACGTGGGAGA
Protein-coding regions in this window:
- the aceA gene encoding isocitrate lyase, with the translated sequence MTTLADRPTAQPHQTAQARPTDTARAPLPGDQTETAEQIAARWAGDPRWAGVTRTHTAADVVALRSSVAVEHTLARRGAERLWRQLHTREWVPALGALTGNQAVQQVRAGLEAIYLSGWQVAADANTSGHTYPDQSLYPVDSVPTVVRRINNALLRADQVDRLENGGTATRDWLAPVVADAEAGFGGPLNAYELMTAMIEAGAAGVHWEDQLSSAKKCGHLGGKVLVPTSQHLRTLAAARLAADVAGTDTVIIARTDSLAADLITSDVDERDRPFLTGERTAEGFFRTRPGEETTIVRGLAYAEVADLLWVETGVPDLAQARRFAEAVHARFPGKLLAYNCSPSFNWKRHLDDATIARFQRELASMGYAFQFITLAGFHALNHSMYQLARGYREHAMSAYVELQEAEFAAEADGYTATRHQREVGTGYFDRVSTAVDPASTTLALHGSTESEQFEGGAPR